The following proteins are encoded in a genomic region of Salminus brasiliensis chromosome 17, fSalBra1.hap2, whole genome shotgun sequence:
- the ampd3a gene encoding AMP deaminase 3 isoform X1: protein MCTSEPPAFPNRALTPERDCGRGLEGWRKGGGLTEQRMRRADSRLVKQLSSPCLGNDMPRQFPKITLSDVDEEVRLLAEKVYASALKEEENKDAISMYTVPEDCPIGLQQAKDRELLRELAEQQSEETAKRKKSFKMIRSQSMSLQIPVVVDWARTTATPLMSPASTCPSVPDNFPEYQRVTISGDYCAGITVEDYEQAAKSLLKALFIREKYSKLAYHRFPRTTAQFLRSAESAQWREEDEVLPDLCPCPVEGEDPYNMENIPENLSYELKMKDGIIYVYDNAEALRQSRPRCLPYPDLETFALDMSHVLAMIADGPTKTYCHRRLNFLGSKFYLHEMLNEMAELKELKGVPHRDFYNVRKVDTHIHAAACMNQKHLLNFIQTTYKTDAERVVLEKAGHRLTLRQVFNNLSMDPYDLTVDSLDVHAGRQTFHRFDKFNSKYNPVGASELREIYLKTDNHIKGEYFARLIKEVAHDLEESKYQHAEPRLSIYGRSTEEWDSLSHWFIQHKVHSPNMRWIIQVPRIYDIFKSRKLIPNFAKMLENIFLPLFEATVNPQKHKELHVFLKYVTGFDSVDDESKHSDHMFSYKSPKPEQWTTDDNPPYSYYLFHMYANIMVLNNLRKERGLSTFQFRPHCGEAGSITHLVSAFLTADNISHGLNLKKSPVLQYLYYLAQVPIAMSPLSNNSLFLEYSKNPLREFLHKGLCVSLSTDDPMQFHYTKEALMEEYAIAAQLWKLSTCDLCEIARNSVLQSGLSHQEKKHFLGADYLKDGPEGNDIRRTNVAQIRMAYRHETLCNELSFLVDAVKSEVLVSQPQ, encoded by the exons ACATGCCCCGGCAGTTCCCAAAGATCACCCTGAGTGATGTGGATGAAGAGGTGCGTCTGCTGGCTGAGAAAGTGTATGCCTCTGCgttgaaggaggaggagaataaAGATGCTATCTCCATGTACACGGTGCCAGAAGACTGCCCCATCGGTCTGCAGCAGGCCAAGGACCGAGAGCTGCTCCGGGAACTGGCTGAACAGCAGTCTGAGGAAACAGCCAAGAG GAAGAAAAGTTTCAAGATGATCCGGTCTCAGTCCATGTCCCTTCAAATACCAGTGGTTGTGGATTGGGCTCGGACTACAGCCACTCCACTCATGTCCCCTGCCTCCACTTGCCCCTCTGTTCCAGACAACTTCCCTGAGTACCAGAGAGTCACTATCAGTGGAGATTACTGTGCTGGG ATCACAGTCGAAGATTATGAACAAGCAGCTAAAAGTCTTCTGAAAGCTTTATTTATTCGAGAGAAGTATTCAAAGCTAGCTTACCACCGCTTCCCCCGGACTACCGCCCAATTTCTGCGCAGTGCTGAGAGTGCTCAGTGGAGAGAGGAAGATGAAGTCTTGCCAG ATCTCTGCCCATGCCCTGTAGAGGGAGAGGACCCCTACAACATGGAgaacattccagagaacctgagCTATGAACTGAAAATGAAGGATGggattatatatgtgtatgacAATGCTGAGGCTCTTCGTCAAAGCAGACCCCGCTGCCTGCCTTACCCAGACCTGGAGACATTTGCCTTAGACATGAGCCATGTGCTGGCCATGATCGCTGATGGCCctac AAAAACATACTGCCACAGACGACTGAACTTCCTTGGGTCAAAGTTCTACCTGCATGAGATGCTCAATGAAATGGCTGAACTTAAAGAACTCAAGGGTGTCCCACACAGGGATTTCTATAACGTGAGGAAG GTAGATACACACATCCATGCAGCAGCCTGCATGAACCAGAAACATTTGCTCAACTTCATCCAGACCACCTATAAGACAGATGCAGAGCGTGTGGTGCTGGAGAAGGCTGGACACAGACTGACCCTCAGACAGGTTTTTAACAATCTCAGTATGGATCCCTATGACCTCACTGTGGACTCACTGGACGTACATGCT GGCAGACAAACCTTTCATCGCTTTGACAAGTTCAACTCCAAATACAATCCGGTGGGTGCAAGTGAGTTACGGGAAATTTACCTAAAAACTGACAACCACATCAAGGGAGAGTACTTTGCTCGCTTGATCAAG GAAGTTGCTCATGATCTAGAAGAGAGTAAATATCAGCATGCCGAACCCCGCCTTTCTATCTATGGCCGTTCCACCGAAGAGTGGGACAGCCTTTCCCATTGGTTCATCCAGCACAAAGTCCACTCTCCCAACATGCGTTGGATCATCCAGGTGCCCAGAATATA TGACATTTTTAAGTCACGGAAGCTGATTCCTAACTTTGCTAAGATGCTAGAGAACATCTTCCTTCCCCTGTTTGAGGCCACTGTGAATCCTCAGAAGCACAAAGAACTTCATGTCTTTCTGAAATAT GTGACAGGCTTTGACAGTGTGGATGATGAGTCTAAGCACAGCGATCACATGTTCTCTTATAAGAGCCCCAAACCTGAGCAATGGACCACAGATGACAACCCACCCTACAGTTACTACCTCTTCCACATGTACGCCAACATCATGGTGCTCAACAATCTGAGGAA GGAAAGAGGTCTGAGCACCTTCCAATTCCGACCACACTGTGGCGAGGCTGGCTCCATAACCCATCTGGTCTCAGCATTCCTCACCGCAGACAACATCTCTCATGGCCTGAACCTCAAGAAG aGTCCCGTCCTGCAGTACCTCTATTACTTAGCTCAGGTGCCTATTGCCATGTCACCTCTTAGCAACAACAGTCTGTTCCTGGAGTACTCCAAGAATCCACTTAGAGAGTTCCTGCACAAGGGCCTTTGTGTATCTCTCTCGACTGATGACCCCATGCAGTTTCATTACACTAAG GAAGCTCTAATGGAAGAGTATGCTATTGCAGCCCAGTTGTGGAAGCTCAGCACATGTGATTTGTGTGAGATTGCCAGGAACAGTGTGTTGCAGAGTGGGCTGTCCCATCAG GAGAAAAAGCACTTCCTTGGGGCTGACTATCTGAAGGACGGGCCTGAGGGGAACGACATTCGGCGAACCAACGTAGCTCAGATCCGCATGGCCTACAGACACGAGACACTGTGCAATGAACTCAGCTTCTTGGTGGATGCAGTGAAGTCTGAGGTTCTGGTCTCACAACCACAGTGA
- the ampd3a gene encoding AMP deaminase 3 isoform X2, with protein sequence MRRADSRLVKQLSSPCLGNDMPRQFPKITLSDVDEEVRLLAEKVYASALKEEENKDAISMYTVPEDCPIGLQQAKDRELLRELAEQQSEETAKRKKSFKMIRSQSMSLQIPVVVDWARTTATPLMSPASTCPSVPDNFPEYQRVTISGDYCAGITVEDYEQAAKSLLKALFIREKYSKLAYHRFPRTTAQFLRSAESAQWREEDEVLPDLCPCPVEGEDPYNMENIPENLSYELKMKDGIIYVYDNAEALRQSRPRCLPYPDLETFALDMSHVLAMIADGPTKTYCHRRLNFLGSKFYLHEMLNEMAELKELKGVPHRDFYNVRKVDTHIHAAACMNQKHLLNFIQTTYKTDAERVVLEKAGHRLTLRQVFNNLSMDPYDLTVDSLDVHAGRQTFHRFDKFNSKYNPVGASELREIYLKTDNHIKGEYFARLIKEVAHDLEESKYQHAEPRLSIYGRSTEEWDSLSHWFIQHKVHSPNMRWIIQVPRIYDIFKSRKLIPNFAKMLENIFLPLFEATVNPQKHKELHVFLKYVTGFDSVDDESKHSDHMFSYKSPKPEQWTTDDNPPYSYYLFHMYANIMVLNNLRKERGLSTFQFRPHCGEAGSITHLVSAFLTADNISHGLNLKKSPVLQYLYYLAQVPIAMSPLSNNSLFLEYSKNPLREFLHKGLCVSLSTDDPMQFHYTKEALMEEYAIAAQLWKLSTCDLCEIARNSVLQSGLSHQEKKHFLGADYLKDGPEGNDIRRTNVAQIRMAYRHETLCNELSFLVDAVKSEVLVSQPQ encoded by the exons ACATGCCCCGGCAGTTCCCAAAGATCACCCTGAGTGATGTGGATGAAGAGGTGCGTCTGCTGGCTGAGAAAGTGTATGCCTCTGCgttgaaggaggaggagaataaAGATGCTATCTCCATGTACACGGTGCCAGAAGACTGCCCCATCGGTCTGCAGCAGGCCAAGGACCGAGAGCTGCTCCGGGAACTGGCTGAACAGCAGTCTGAGGAAACAGCCAAGAG GAAGAAAAGTTTCAAGATGATCCGGTCTCAGTCCATGTCCCTTCAAATACCAGTGGTTGTGGATTGGGCTCGGACTACAGCCACTCCACTCATGTCCCCTGCCTCCACTTGCCCCTCTGTTCCAGACAACTTCCCTGAGTACCAGAGAGTCACTATCAGTGGAGATTACTGTGCTGGG ATCACAGTCGAAGATTATGAACAAGCAGCTAAAAGTCTTCTGAAAGCTTTATTTATTCGAGAGAAGTATTCAAAGCTAGCTTACCACCGCTTCCCCCGGACTACCGCCCAATTTCTGCGCAGTGCTGAGAGTGCTCAGTGGAGAGAGGAAGATGAAGTCTTGCCAG ATCTCTGCCCATGCCCTGTAGAGGGAGAGGACCCCTACAACATGGAgaacattccagagaacctgagCTATGAACTGAAAATGAAGGATGggattatatatgtgtatgacAATGCTGAGGCTCTTCGTCAAAGCAGACCCCGCTGCCTGCCTTACCCAGACCTGGAGACATTTGCCTTAGACATGAGCCATGTGCTGGCCATGATCGCTGATGGCCctac AAAAACATACTGCCACAGACGACTGAACTTCCTTGGGTCAAAGTTCTACCTGCATGAGATGCTCAATGAAATGGCTGAACTTAAAGAACTCAAGGGTGTCCCACACAGGGATTTCTATAACGTGAGGAAG GTAGATACACACATCCATGCAGCAGCCTGCATGAACCAGAAACATTTGCTCAACTTCATCCAGACCACCTATAAGACAGATGCAGAGCGTGTGGTGCTGGAGAAGGCTGGACACAGACTGACCCTCAGACAGGTTTTTAACAATCTCAGTATGGATCCCTATGACCTCACTGTGGACTCACTGGACGTACATGCT GGCAGACAAACCTTTCATCGCTTTGACAAGTTCAACTCCAAATACAATCCGGTGGGTGCAAGTGAGTTACGGGAAATTTACCTAAAAACTGACAACCACATCAAGGGAGAGTACTTTGCTCGCTTGATCAAG GAAGTTGCTCATGATCTAGAAGAGAGTAAATATCAGCATGCCGAACCCCGCCTTTCTATCTATGGCCGTTCCACCGAAGAGTGGGACAGCCTTTCCCATTGGTTCATCCAGCACAAAGTCCACTCTCCCAACATGCGTTGGATCATCCAGGTGCCCAGAATATA TGACATTTTTAAGTCACGGAAGCTGATTCCTAACTTTGCTAAGATGCTAGAGAACATCTTCCTTCCCCTGTTTGAGGCCACTGTGAATCCTCAGAAGCACAAAGAACTTCATGTCTTTCTGAAATAT GTGACAGGCTTTGACAGTGTGGATGATGAGTCTAAGCACAGCGATCACATGTTCTCTTATAAGAGCCCCAAACCTGAGCAATGGACCACAGATGACAACCCACCCTACAGTTACTACCTCTTCCACATGTACGCCAACATCATGGTGCTCAACAATCTGAGGAA GGAAAGAGGTCTGAGCACCTTCCAATTCCGACCACACTGTGGCGAGGCTGGCTCCATAACCCATCTGGTCTCAGCATTCCTCACCGCAGACAACATCTCTCATGGCCTGAACCTCAAGAAG aGTCCCGTCCTGCAGTACCTCTATTACTTAGCTCAGGTGCCTATTGCCATGTCACCTCTTAGCAACAACAGTCTGTTCCTGGAGTACTCCAAGAATCCACTTAGAGAGTTCCTGCACAAGGGCCTTTGTGTATCTCTCTCGACTGATGACCCCATGCAGTTTCATTACACTAAG GAAGCTCTAATGGAAGAGTATGCTATTGCAGCCCAGTTGTGGAAGCTCAGCACATGTGATTTGTGTGAGATTGCCAGGAACAGTGTGTTGCAGAGTGGGCTGTCCCATCAG GAGAAAAAGCACTTCCTTGGGGCTGACTATCTGAAGGACGGGCCTGAGGGGAACGACATTCGGCGAACCAACGTAGCTCAGATCCGCATGGCCTACAGACACGAGACACTGTGCAATGAACTCAGCTTCTTGGTGGATGCAGTGAAGTCTGAGGTTCTGGTCTCACAACCACAGTGA